One window of the Vicia villosa cultivar HV-30 ecotype Madison, WI unplaced genomic scaffold, Vvil1.0 ctg.000301F_1_1_1, whole genome shotgun sequence genome contains the following:
- the LOC131626521 gene encoding uncharacterized protein LOC131626521, translated as MENPMAVQEALELMEVLGGISPAQGVKDGIKWWPDGEGVFSVKSCTSFMREKEKERIEEPAVLAAINTVWLTDVPSKVKIFGWRLLLNRLPVKEQLAKRNIIHREEDKVCILCSEHVENLDHLFFNCHLSKIIWEKIGLWMEVQMEDNVVGAAGHLEHFVTGLKGRMKKKMRGLVWLTTLWSIWNSRNNFIFNNTNIVLDEVISSIKVVSWLWLAIGAKARSTIPLFHWFQAPIEVLKLL; from the coding sequence ATGGAAAACCCGATGGCTGTACAGGAAGCTCTGGAATTAATGGAGGTTCTGGGTGGAATTTCGCCGGCACAAGGGGTTAAGGATGGAATTAAATGGTGGCCGGATGGTGAAGGGGTGTTTTCGGTCAAAAGCTGCACATCATTCATGCGGGAGAAAGAGAAGGAGAGGATAGAAGAACCTGCGGTTTTGGCAGCAATCAACACAGTATGGTTAACGGATGTGCCCTCGAAAGTCAAAATTTTTGGATGGAGGCTTTTGTTAAATAGGTTGCCGGTAAAAGAACAACTTGCCAAGAGGAACATCATTCACAGGGAAGAGGATAAAGTTTGCATATTATGTTCAGAACATGTGGAAAATTTGGATCACTTATTCTTTAATTGTCATCTGTCTAAGATTATTTGGGAAAAGATAGGTTTGTGGATGGAGGTGCAAATGGAGGACAATGTGGTTGGAGCAGCTGGACATTTGGAACATTTTGTGACCGGCTTGAaaggaagaatgaaaaagaagatgaGGGGTTTAGTTTGGCTAACTACGTTATGGTCGATTTGGAACTCAAgaaacaacttcatcttcaataatACTAACATTGTTTTAGATGAAGTTATTTCAAGTATCAAAGTTGTTTCTTGGTTGTGGCTGGCAATTGGGGCTAAAGCAAGAAGTACCATTCCTTTGTTCCATTGGTTTCAAGCACCTATCGAAGTCCTTAAGTTGTTATAA
- the LOC131626515 gene encoding double-stranded RNA-binding protein 2-like — MYKNQLQELAQRSCFNLPSYTCIREGPDHAPRFKATVNFNGEIFESPQYCSTLRQAEHSAAEVALNSLSHRGPSHSLAAKILDETGVYKNLLQEIAQRVGAPLPQYTTFRSGLGHLPVFTGIVELAGITFTGEPAKNKKQAEKNAAMAAWSSLKQLAKESASSSTEPENNDELEQITIARALLNYRLKEKMSMSNRNAPIPFQKKFQMQNLRPTSSQPPATTSKILPLICPKTGPRNKPSSATSNENPRSRHPLTTATSDKSIVQPPQSYAQENWMTRPLRFPAAGAAPYVPIRQMRSPCHGIAPPVAMRTVVPVFSAPPLPPPASVHQVIRAPPVRVAPPVSIRQAIPVFAAPPPRKDESPPIQNNLPAPAEQDKLPAKILETEKTEKCPPQPETLQSLEQLKI; from the exons ATGTACAAGAACCAGCTTCAAGAGCTGGCGCAGAGGAGCTGCTTCAATCTTCCTTCGTACACTTGTATCCGAGAAGGTCCCGATCACGCGCCGAGGTTTAAAGCTACCGTTAACTTTAACGGCGAGATCTTCGAGAGTCCTCAGTACTGTTCGACTCTCCGTCAAGCTGAACATTCCGCTGCCGAAGTAGCGCTCAATTCGCTCTCGCACCGTGGTCCTTCGCACTCACTCGCCGCTAAGATCCTC GATGAGACTGGAGTCTACAAGAATCTCTTACAGGAAATTGCACAGCGAGTAGGGGCTCCATTGCCTCAGTACACAACATTCAGATCAGGCCTAGGACATTTACCTGTTTTTACTGGGATAGTAGAATTAGCTGGAATCACATTTACCGGTGAACCTGCCAAGAATAAGAAACAAGCCGAGAAAAATGCAGCTATGGCAGCTTGGTCCTCTTTAAAGCAAT TGGCAAAAGAGAGTGCTAGCTCTTCAACTGAACCTGAAAACAATGACGAATTGGAACAGATCACTATAGCTCGGGCTTTGCTGAACTACCGTCTGAAGGAAAAGATGTCAATGTCTAACCGAAATGCGCCAATTCCATTTCAGAAGAAGTTTCAGATGCAAAATCTCAGGCCAACTAGTTCTCAACCTCCTGCCACCACATCAAAGATCCTTCCCCTAATTTGCCCAAAGACAGGACCTCGAAACAAACCTTCATCGGCAACATCAAATGAAAATCCTCGAAGCAGGCATCCGCTAACAACAGCAACCAGTGACAAGTCGATTGTGCAGCCGCCACAATCTTATGCACAAGAAAACTGGATGACCCGTCCTCTGAGGTTCCCTGCAGCAGGGGCAGCACCTTATGTTCCCATCCGACAAATGAGATCACCTTGCCATGGGATTGCACCTCCAGTGGCTATGAGGACGGTAGTACCCGTATTCTCTGCACCACCTCTTCCACCACCTGCCTCAGTTCATCAGGTTATACGGGCTCCCCCTGTACGAGTTGCTCCTCCGGTAAGTATTCGGCAAGCTATTCCTGTATTTGCTGCCCCTCCACCAAGAAAAGATGAATCTCCCCCCATCCAAAATAATCTACCTGCTCCTGCCGAACAAGATAAGCTTCCAGCTAAAATTCTAGAGACGGAGAAGACTGAGAAGTGCCCACCACAACCAGAGACTTTGCAGAGTTTGGAGCAGCTaaaaatttga
- the LOC131626500 gene encoding vacuolar fusion protein MON1 homolog — MNRSISPPSDPPPIQFNLPPLSLSLFDAEPSTLQQPNGVVHGSAPPRHSEPSTPTSSHFAAERGSSSSTATSVSHEIEELNIHDPPPAPNNSNAASFPGKRHLDEDDGSTSWRKRKKHFFVLSHSGKPIYSRYGDEHRLAGFSATLQAIISFVENGDDRVKLVRAGKHQVVFLVKGPIYLVCISCTEEPYESLRAQLDLIYGQMIVILTKSVNRYFEKNPKFDMTPLLGGTDTVFSSLIHSFNWNPATFLHAYTCLPLAYATRQAAGAILQDVADYSVLFAILMCRHKVISLFGAQKASLHPDDMLLLTNFVMSTESFRTSEAFSPVCLPRYNPLAFLYAYIHYFDDDTYLMLLTNNSDAFYHLKDCRIRIESVLLKSNVLGEVQRSLLDGGMHVDDLPPLFHSGSSPHLGQHKPQPDSPERLRESNSGVGGAAGLWHFIYRSIYLDQYVSSEFSAPINTPRQQKRLLRAYQKLFASMHDKGIGPHRTQFRRDENYVLLCWVTQDFELYAAFDPLADKAMAIKTCNRVCQWVKDVENEIFLLGGNPFSW, encoded by the exons ATGAACCGCTCTATCTCTCCCCCCTCCGATCCTCCTCCCATTCAATTCAACTTACCACCGCTCTCTCTAAGCCTCTTCGACGCCGAACCATCCACACTCCAACAACCAAACGGCGTCGTTCATGGATCCGCTCCTCCACGCCACTCCGAACCCTCAACTCCTACCAGCAGCCATTTCGCTGCCGAAAGAGGTAGCAGCAGCAGCACCGCCACAAGCGTCTCTCATGAAATTGAGGAATTGAATATTCACGATCCTCCACCCGCTCCTAACAATTCCAATGCTGCTTCGTTTCCTGGTAAACGACATCTTGATGAG GATGATGGTTCTACTTCATGGAGGAAAAGGAAGAAGCATTTTTTTGTTCTGAGTCATTCTGGCAAACCAATATACTCTAG GTATGGAGATGAGCACAGGCTTGCTGGTTTCTCAGCAACTTTGCAAGCAATCATTTCCTTCGTTGAGAATGG GGATGACCGTGTCAAATTGGTGAGGGCTGGAAAACATCAG GTGGTTTTTCTCGTGAAAGGACCAATCTACTTAGTATGTATCAGCTGCACAGAAGAGCCTTATGAGTCCTTAAGAGCGCAATTGGATCTCATTTACGGCCAG ATGATTGTTATATTGACAAAGTCAGTAAACAGATATTTTGAGAAGAATCCAAAGTTTGATATGACGCCCTTGCTTGGTGGAACAGACACTGTCTTCTCTTCACTAATCCACTCTTTTAATTG GAATCCAGCTACATTTCTTCATGCCTATACATGTCTACCTCTTGCATATGCAACAAGACAAGCTGCTGGTGCCATTTTGCAAGATGTCGCTGATTACAGTGTTTTGTTTGCAATACTGATGTGCAGACACAAG GTGATCAGTCTATTTGGTGCTCAGAAAGCCTCTCTCCATCCAGATGATATGCTGCTACTGACCAACTTTGTTATGTCAACAGAGTCCTTTAG GACCTCGGAGGCATTTTCCCCTGTTTGCTTGCCAAGATACAATCCTTTGGCATTTTTGTATGCTTATATCCATTATTTCGAT GATGACACATACTTGATGTTGCTGACAAATAATTCTGATGCATTTTACCATCTTAAGGACTGCAG GATTCGTATTGAATCGGTCCTTTTGAAGTCAAATGTCCTTGGTGAAGTTCAGAGATCCTTGCTTGATGGTGGAATGCATGTTGATGATCTGCCACCCTTATTCCATTCTGGATCATCTCCTCATTTGGGTCAGCATAAGCCTCAACCAGATTCTCCTGAAAGATTGAGAGAATCGAATTCTGGTGTTGGTGGTGCTGCTGGTTTGTGGCATTTCATATATCGCAGTATATATCTGGATCAATATGTATCTTCCGAGTTCTCAGCACCTATTAACACTCCTCGGCAGCAGAAAAG ATTGCTTAGAGCTTACCAGAAACTTTTTGCATCCATGCATGATAAAGGAATTGGGCCACACAGAACTCAGTTCAGAAGGGATGAAAACTATG TTCTGCTCTGTTGGGTAACACAGGACTTTGAACTTTATGCTGCATTTGATCCCCTTGCAGACAAG GCCATGGCAATAAAGACATGCAACAGGGTATGTCAATGGGTAAAAGATgttgaaaatgaaatatttttgctAGGAGGTAACCCCTTTTCATGGTGA
- the LOC131626516 gene encoding putative pentatricopeptide repeat-containing protein At3g08820, which produces MALELKKWCLSEGLKSLKHVKLAHCRLLRLNLHHDNYLLNTILRSSLNFSNTHYPILVFHKTTLNPNTFLYNTMIRGMVSNDRFLDAVQLYSSMHKASLVPDNFTFPFVLKACARLNLFQLGLSVHSLVIKTGFDYDVFVKTNVVCFYSKCGFLSDARKVFDDIADKNVVSWTAIICGCIEFGQFREAVDLFRGLLETGLRPDGFVIVRVLRACARLGDLESGRWIDRCMSECGLCKNVFVATSLVDMYAKCGSMEEARFVFDGMVEKDVVCWSAMIQGYAYNGMPREALELFFEMRKVNVRPDCYAMVGVLSACARLGALELGNWAKCLMDEEEFLSNPVLGTSLIDLYAKCGSVEEALRVYKMMKEKDRVVFNAVISGLSMYGHFGAAFGVFGQMGKYGIRPDENTFVGLLCACTHAGLVDDGRRYFNSMSRVFNVTSTIEHYGCMVDLLARAGLMVEAHNLIKGMPMKPNAIVWGALLGGCRLHRETELAEHVLKQLIELEPWNSGHYVLLSNIYSASHRWDEAEKIRSTLNDKGMQKLPGYSWVEVDGAVHEFLVGDTSHPLSQKIYEKLESLLKDLKEAGYNPTTEFVLFDVEEEEKEYFLGCHSEKLAVAFALISTGAKDVIRVVKNLRVCGDCHEAIKLISKVTGREIVIRDNNRFHCFSNGACSCRDYW; this is translated from the coding sequence ATGGCCTTAGAGCTAAAGAAATGGTGCTTATCAGAAGGATTGAAGTCCTTAAAGCATGTAAAACTCGCTCACTGCCGCCTCCTCCGCCTCAACCTCCACCACGACAACTACCTCCTCAACACCATCCTCCGCTCTTCCTTAAACTTCTCCAACACCCACTACCCAATCTTAGTTTTCCATAAAACAACCTTAAACCCAAACACCTTCCTTTACAACACCATGATTCGCGGCATGGTTTCAAACGACCGTTTCCTTGATGCTGTTCAGTTGTATTCCTCAATGCATAAAGCTTCCCTCGTCCCTGATAACTTTACTTTCCCTTTTGTCCTCAAAGCTTGTGCAAGACTCAACCTTTTTCAATTGGGTCTGAGTGTTCATTCTCTTGTGATTAAAACTGGTTTTGATTATGATGTTTTTGTGAAAACAAATGTTGTTTGTTTTTACTCTAAATGTGGATTTTTAAGTGATGCACGGAAGGTGTTTGATGATATTGCTGATAAAAATGTTGTGTCTTGGACTGCTATTATTTGTGGGTGTATTGAGTTTGGTCAGTTTAGGGAGGCTGTTGATTTGTTTAGAGGGTTGTTGGAGACGGGGTTGAGACCGGATGGTTTTGTTATTGTTCGGGTTTTGCGGGCTTGTGCGCGGTTAGGGGATTTGGAGAGTGGGAGGTGGATAGATAGGTGTATGAGTGAGTGTGGTTTGTGTAAGAATGTTTTTGTGGCTACCTCTTTGGTGGATATGTATGCTAAGTGTGGGAGTATGGAGGAAGCGCGTTTTGTGTTTGATGGAATGGTTGAGAAGGATGTTGTTTGTTGGAGTGCTATGATTCAGGGTTATGCATACAATGGGATGCCAAGAGAGGCACTTGAGTTGTTCTTTGAAATGAGGAAGGTTAATGTGAGACCTGATTGTTATGCCATGGTGGGAGTTCTCTCTGCATGTGCGAGGTTGGGAGCGTTGGAGTTAGGAAATTGGGCTAAGTGTTTGATGGATGAGGAGGAGTTTTTGTCTAACCCTGTGTTAGGTACTTCCTTGATTGACTTGTATGCAAAATGTGGAAGTGTGGAGGAGGCATTGAGGGtttacaaaatgatgaaagagaaAGACCGTGTTGTCTTCAATGCTGTTATTTCTGGACTGTCTATGTATGGACATTTTGGGGCTGCATTTGGAGTTTTTGGGCAAATGGGAAAGTATGGAATTCGACCGGACGAGAATACTTTTGTTGGTTTGCTCTGTGCGTGTACCCATGCTGGTCTGGTTGATGATGGTCGTCGTTATTTTAACAGCATGAGTCGTGTATTTAATGTGACTTCTACCATTGAGCACTATGGATGCATGGTGGATCTCCTAGCCCGTGCTGGTTTGATGGTTGAAGCACATAATTTGATCAAGGGTATGCCAATGAAGCCTAATGCTATTGTTTGGGGGGCATTGTTGGGTGGATGTAGGTTACATCGGGAAACCGAATTGGCTGAACATGTGCTGAAACAGCTCATTGAGTTAGAACCATGGAATTCAGGACATTATGTTCTGTTGTCAAATATATATTCAGCAAGTCATAGATGGGACGAGGCAGAAAAAATTAGGTCAACATTGAATGATAAAGGGATGCAAAAGTTACCAGGGTATAGTTGGGTTGAAGTTGACGGGGCTGTTCATGAATTCCTTGTTGGAGACACTTCCCATCCATTATCACAAAAGATATATGAAAAGCTTGAAAGCTTATTGAAGGACTTAAAAGAAGCTGGTTATAATCCAACCACCGAGTTTGTACTCTTCGATGTAGAGGAAGAGGAGAAAGAGTACTTCCTTGGCTGTCATAGTGAAAAATTAGCTGTTGCATTTGCACTGATCAGTACCGGTGCCAAAGATGTGATTCGTGTTGTTAAAAATCTTCGTGTTTGTGGCGATTGTCACGAGGCAATAAAACTCATTTCAAAGGTTACAGGGAGAGAGATAGTCATTAGGGATAATAATAGATTCCATTGTTTCAGTAACGGTGCATGTTCTTGTCGGGATTATTGGTAA